TCCACCAGGCAACAAAACATAGGAACTTCAAGAGTAAGGACAtcatgagaaaaatatttttgaaattatgatCCACAAAACTATTACTTGAGGTTTGAAACTCAGTTTCCTACAAATTTTAGGAACAAAAAAATGACTTCAAACGCCAAAGACAAAAGGGAAGTAGATATCTAAGAACCATTCAGATCGGTCAGACTGAAACAATAAGAAAAAAGCACAGTTTAAATtccatttttaatataaattagaaGTTAATTTCAGCAAAAGGTCCAAAAAACGACTAATGGTTGAAAAACATAAGATTACAGTTTCCTCTTTTTAACCCCTCGAGGAAAGGTGACAATAATGACCAAAAACAAACAGCACAATGAAAAACGAACAAGATTCCCAAGAACCAAAACATCCAGAATTATAAAGGGAATATCATTCTCAATAGAGAAACTTCAAACTCAGCTGATTTGGGCTTTATGGTAAAAGACACTGTTCTTGCAGATctttaattattcaaatttcttttttggcctcctttttttttcaagttgaaTAAACGTTAAGTTGCTAAGATTTATGATCCAactacaaataatttttttcttcctCATGCCTTTCTGcttataaacaaattttaaacaGCAAATGAAAATAATTACCTTTCTACAGCAGATAAAACACAGAAATACAGCAGGAAAAGGGAAAAATCTCATACACATAGCCAGAGACAAAACCTACCAGCAATTGGAAAAAATCagttaaaaaaaaagagcttttcaaaaaatttataaaattttagttttaactttctttttaaaaaaaaatatcctGCAACGAGTAgaatctagaaaaaaaaatacaacaaaGCAAAAGGACTGAGCTTGAgcaaaaggacctatttgttacaaaagaataaaaaaaatcaaaggtcaaaaaaaaaaaagagagagattaTTATTGCTGTCATTGCTTACCATGAGAAACAGTAGAAGATGCTTTCTTTGTGGCAGAGAATGCAAAGGGCCTGGCATCAGCCAAAACATCATCAACGTCATAGTCTTCGATATCGGATTCATCATCCTTGAAGTCTTGAAAGTCGGCCTCGAAATTATCGGTGAAATCGATCGCCGGCTTCGAGTACCTATTACTGGAAGCCTTTTTCGATTGCGATTTTCTCAGATCGGGCCACAAGTAGTCAGCCGTCATCCGACGCGACCGCACCGGAGCAATAAAATCAGAGATTATAGCACCTCCACACATGGCAGCTTGATCAGAGTGAGGGAATTGAAAGTGAGGATTATGTAAAAAGTAGAAGTAGAGACGATTCCTTTTTGTTTTGGCTTGTTTG
The sequence above is drawn from the Gossypium hirsutum isolate 1008001.06 chromosome A05, Gossypium_hirsutum_v2.1, whole genome shotgun sequence genome and encodes:
- the LOC107960747 gene encoding ethylene-responsive transcription factor RAP2-12-like, translating into MKYKSPTIGNEGIHFSSLPQQPKQAKTKRNRLYFYFLHNPHFQFPHSDQAAMCGGAIISDFIAPVRSRRMTADYLWPDLRKSQSKKASSNRYSKPAIDFTDNFEADFQDFKDDESDIEDYDVDDVLADARPFAFSATKKASSTVSHGKQ